In bacterium, a single window of DNA contains:
- the rsmE gene encoding Ribosomal RNA small subunit methyltransferase E, with amino-acid sequence MAREPRKASPATGRKVRRVYLPLATGTAPGALVPLSPEQQRHLISALRHGAGDTVHWFDGQGVAGVGELQGTERSGFQIALLTREDLPPAGGLDATLLLALPRRDSLAACVEFATIAGVTTISLGLGDHSAYRPGPSQLSALLQRLTDIAIDASEQSGRFTVPALRWLGPLAEHLPAGGTLACTAEELEQSQCPSRPPSAAEPLLLAIGPEGGWSPRELAAFAAAGWTGWHLPEATLTTVAACGLLPGLWRYGAGMCDLRAT; translated from the coding sequence ATGGCCCGGGAACCCCGCAAGGCGAGTCCGGCCACCGGACGCAAGGTGCGACGGGTCTACCTGCCCCTGGCGACCGGTACGGCACCGGGTGCCCTGGTCCCCCTCTCGCCAGAACAGCAGCGGCATCTGATTTCGGCGTTGCGACATGGGGCCGGGGATACAGTCCACTGGTTTGATGGCCAGGGCGTGGCAGGGGTCGGTGAACTGCAAGGAACTGAGCGCTCGGGCTTTCAGATAGCACTTCTCACTCGGGAAGACCTGCCGCCAGCAGGAGGGCTGGACGCGACACTGTTGCTGGCGTTGCCACGTCGCGACTCCCTGGCAGCGTGTGTCGAGTTCGCCACCATCGCGGGCGTCACGACTATCTCCCTCGGTCTCGGGGATCACTCAGCGTACCGGCCAGGTCCGTCGCAGCTTTCAGCGCTGCTCCAGCGGCTCACCGACATCGCGATCGATGCCAGCGAGCAGTCCGGACGATTCACAGTTCCAGCGTTGCGCTGGCTTGGTCCGCTGGCAGAGCATCTGCCTGCTGGTGGGACACTGGCCTGTACCGCCGAAGAGCTGGAGCAGTCTCAGTGCCCATCCCGGCCTCCTTCAGCAGCAGAGCCGTTGCTGCTGGCTATCGGACCTGAAGGGGGCTGGAGCCCCCGGGAACTGGCCGCGTTTGCCGCCGCTGGCTGGACTGGCTGGCATCTGCCGGAGGCGACGCTGACCACGGTCGCGGCCTGTGGCCTGCTTCCCGGTTTATGGCGGTATGGGGCTGGCATGTGTGACCTGCGTGCAACATAA
- a CDS encoding PhoH-like protein, translating into MSPTSAKRKTVTDTIDFASDHEALGVLGPNDRHLHYIRSSTGAKIIARGTHVRFIGAPEEVEQLTRVFTGLRQLVRRGIPIEEQEIDYMLGQGDEPVRSTGAPAMPGSGNSSRRGRQADPLQMDEQEAAPLDDDLAQSGTFEATAAGRIRVRPKSDGQRQYLEAMEGHDITFAIGPAGTGKTYLATAMAVSYLLSRKVQRIILTRPAVEAGESLGFLPGDLYEKVAPYFRPLYDSLYDMLGVERCRRLVENEIIEVAPLAYMRGRTLNRAFIILDEAQNTTPKQMKMFLTRMGPSSRMVITGDPSQNDLPGGQPSGLNDSLRILHGVQGIGFVQLKQKDIIRHPLVQRIVEAYDALEGGPGPVARAPWQQPAQPSRQPLPMSEETPLEPLEP; encoded by the coding sequence GTGAGCCCTACGTCAGCCAAGCGCAAAACCGTCACGGACACCATCGATTTCGCCTCTGATCATGAAGCTCTCGGTGTCCTGGGTCCCAACGACCGGCATCTGCACTACATCCGCTCCAGCACCGGCGCCAAGATCATCGCCCGTGGGACGCATGTGCGTTTTATCGGCGCTCCGGAAGAAGTGGAGCAGTTGACCCGGGTCTTTACGGGCCTGCGGCAACTGGTGCGACGCGGCATCCCCATTGAAGAGCAGGAAATCGACTACATGCTCGGCCAGGGCGACGAGCCGGTCCGGTCAACCGGGGCTCCCGCGATGCCAGGTTCGGGGAATAGTTCGCGACGCGGCCGTCAGGCGGACCCGCTCCAGATGGACGAGCAGGAAGCGGCTCCCCTCGATGATGACCTGGCGCAGAGTGGCACCTTTGAGGCGACTGCGGCAGGCAGGATCCGGGTCCGCCCCAAGTCCGATGGACAGCGGCAGTATCTCGAGGCGATGGAAGGGCACGACATCACCTTCGCCATCGGTCCGGCAGGGACTGGCAAAACGTATCTCGCCACGGCGATGGCGGTCAGCTACCTGTTGTCGCGCAAGGTCCAGCGCATCATCCTGACCCGTCCTGCGGTGGAAGCTGGCGAGTCACTCGGGTTCCTTCCCGGCGACCTGTACGAAAAGGTCGCACCATACTTCCGGCCCCTCTACGACTCGCTCTACGACATGCTCGGAGTGGAGCGGTGTCGTCGCCTGGTGGAAAACGAGATCATTGAAGTGGCCCCCCTGGCGTACATGCGGGGTCGGACCCTGAACCGGGCGTTCATCATCCTCGATGAGGCCCAGAACACGACCCCCAAGCAGATGAAGATGTTCCTGACACGCATGGGGCCGTCTTCGCGGATGGTGATCACCGGCGACCCCTCGCAAAACGACCTGCCGGGAGGGCAGCCAAGCGGGCTCAACGATTCCCTCCGGATTCTGCACGGGGTTCAGGGGATCGGGTTTGTCCAGCTGAAGCAAAAAGACATCATCCGGCATCCGCTGGTGCAGCGGATCGTGGAAGCCTATGACGCCCTTGAAGGGGGGCCTGGTCCGGTGGCCCGGGCACCCTGGCAGCAGCCAGCCCAGCCCTCGCGGCAACCCCTGCCGATGAGTGAGGAAACACCGCTGGAACCACTGGAGCCGTAG